A stretch of DNA from Lotus japonicus ecotype B-129 chromosome 4, LjGifu_v1.2:
TTACAAGGCACTGTCAAATCCCCTGCTTAGAGCAGAGTATGACAGTGAAATTGAATTGGATTTCAGAAGTGAAACCAATATTATTAGGGATGAGGGATTGAGAAATATGTGGCAGGAGCTTGTGGttgatgatttgaatttgaagACAAGGTCTCGCAGACGCATGGGACAGAAAGGGGGATCAGGGAGCAGCAGAATGAAGACAAGAACATGAAAAACAAGAACTAATTTTTTTGCTCTGTCTGAGTTTGTTGCTATTAATGTCACCATAATGTTCAATTGATTCTTTCATGTACAATTCTTTTAGCAAATTAATGTAAAAATTCTTTTAGCAAACAACCATTTAATCTTATACAATTCCCAATAGTTCAGTAGGAATTTAACTTTTTATGCTATTTGCAAGTGTTTTACACTTACATCTATTGATCCCTTGTCATATTTTTTGATGAGTTTGAAATCTCAACTGATTACTAACATAATCACATTTATCAAATGATTGTCAGCACAAGCTTAGATGATTATGTAAAAGTATTTAAATTAACTTACATATTTAAAAATTCTTCAGATTTGAAAATCCAATCATTTTTCTTTCATGATTTAAGTATCAGACTCAAGCTAAATTTGTTCAATTTGTGGCATGGAACTGCATGAGTTGATGTATAATAAGGAGAGCATTGAGATTCAAATCCTTGCAATGCAAGCTGTGTCATCTTTTATTCATGCTTCTTACTACCCCTCCTACTTTTCTAGGTTTTTTCTCTCTATatggaagaaaaaaatgataagGCAAGGTGTCTTATTTAAGCTTTTTTGAAAGGGTCTTATTGAAGCTAAAATCGTAAAATATATTGTTCTAACAAAAGGTTACTATTTATTACAATGACCATTCGTGGTTTTTTCTTGGCTAaaatgcacttttggcccctgatgtttcaagtttgtgcaaattctgcccctactctatttttgtcgatgtttctacccctcatgttttcaaacagtgcatcgtctgggtagacggtgcactgtttaaaaacatgaggggtagaaacatcgacaaaaatagataggggcagaatttgcacaaacttgaaacatcaggggccaaaaatgctttttaaccttttttctttttttttgtcaaaaccaTTTGTGGTTACAAGAGAACAAACATTCTCTTCTTCTTAGCCCTGTTTATTATCTCAATTGGGCTCTTACTACTTTGGCCCAATTACTTTCAAGTTtagtcttgtggacttgtggtgTTGTTGTCTCTTTTCTCTTACAAGCGTACCAACAATCAGGCGATGTACGGTGGTGATTCCTGAACCACCAAAAGGTGTTCAGACACCGATTTTTATGGCAGTTTAAGACTGCCACAAATTTGCAACCTTGAAAAAAATGCATTTATTGGCAGTTTCACAATTTTATAGCCGTTTCAAACCGCCACAAATAACGGTGTTCACGGGTGTTTTTACTGTACCGTGATTTACTAATCTTTTTAGACGACGTGTCCTCCCACCCTTCTTTCAATATACTATTGTCTACTTTACCCTGTGATTCCCTGCTCAGGTTGTTTGTTCCTAATTCCTGTGTTTTCGGAATCTATTTCCACCCTTCCTGGTCACATGTCTTTTTAATAGCTTTCACCTCTCTTCCCCTTAAACTTTAATGTATTTCAGAAATAAATGATTTTCCCATACAAATTTTGTGACAAATTTTaaatgaagtaaaaaaaaatataaaaggaaTGATTTGTGAGGGTTTGAAACAATCACAATTATCAcacaaaaaatcaaatataGACAAGTATTGAGCGCACCAACGGCAGAAATTGACGCACCGAACAAATAGATGCTTTCAATAGCAACAGCATTAATTAGTTTATGCGGTGCTAGGTTGGACCACAAAATAGTTAACATCAACACAATGATGCCACATATTCTTGCATTGACCAGTTTAATAAGCAATGGCTCCTTTAATGCTTTGTGGAAAAAATTCTTGCATTCCATTTTGCTATCTTTTAGTATCATGCACGCGCCGAAAAGTAGAAAGCAGATCAATGCATCAATGCCTTTCGGCCAAGATAAAAGGCACAGCAATATAATGCTAGTGAACAGATCATTTGAGTCCTGAAAAGTAGATCTTTGTAGGTACAACTAATGTGCATGTAGTGTCATCAAAGTTTTAAATTGCATGGCGCCGCGGTAACGGATGGTACCATAGTCGCATTCCAGTTATTCGTATTGTGAAAAATTGTGAGAAAATGTAAGCGTGACAATTGCAATCACAATCGCGTTAGGgtctcaaaaacctcaaaaacTTTGATGGCGATTGTTGAGCATAACCTAATCCTCCTTCGAACTAGGACCTATACCCTTCTCTTCATAATAATTTTGCAAATAAAAGTTGTTGTGGTCACTATGTTGATCATGATTGAGATTTGAGAAAGACATTATTAGTTTTGCAAACGGAAGTGCACACAACATTtcacaagaagaaaaaaaagtcaaaaaacaACAATTTCTTTCACAAATGCAACTACTCTCAGAAGATATActagttttgtgttttttttaatgCTTTTATTGTATGTCTAGTTCCTTATTAGCAATAttagaatcaattttaattAGGTAAAATCACAATTAAATAGCTAGGGAGAAATTTGGGTTCAATCCCCAAATGAATTTTGAGAAAACAAGTTAGAGAGGGTAACTTCTAATCTTCTAGAGTGACTTCAAAGTAGTTGACCTTATGGAGCTATTTACAAGTATATGCCGTTTTCAAACTCATTCAATTTATTATCAAACTTTTAAAGAACACAAGTCATCTACTAGAGTGGCTTGAAATTAATTGAGTAAAAATAGTTAACTTTCTAGAGTTATATACAAGTATGCCCTCTAATATAATTCATTCCTTTTATTACCAATTTATCTTAAAAGTACTATGCATTTTATTTTAGAGAAAAAATTTACGCCAtgtatcaaaattaaactctttattttaataattaaatatgataaatacatattttttaatataatatttagttaaaaaaattggtATAGATCTAtttgttttactttttaaaGTACAAAAGAATGTTAATCATATAGAGGGATGATCCCATATAGAGATTTATATATATTGAACTCCATTTTAGCATATTAATTCTTATACGTGTGTAAGAATAATGCTACtcattttaatataattaaatagaCATATAAGAAATAAGATGATACAACCTCAAAATAGGTTTGAGTCACTCACATAATGAATTTTATCTACTTTTTATGTCACACGTAATGAGGATACCTCTAGTGGTAAAACCCAAACAAAACATCAAAatagcccccccccccccccccccctgtCATGTCTGATGTCTCTACTCTCAAAAGGAAATGAAACTCAATCATCTCAAAAGCCTGAGATTGCAGCTACCAATAGGCAAACAAGCAAGGATCCAAATGAAATGGGGAACAGGGATGATGCAGTGTTCCCTACAGATGGTGCTGGTGCAGGAGCTAGCTCACTTGCAGGGTTCAACCCAGAGGCTGCAGGAGAAGATGTAGGAGAAGATGCAGAAGATTGTGGAGAAAGGCCTTCAACTGGAAAGAAATGATTAATAATAATTCAATTAGAAAAATCACCATATATTAGCTTGATCAAGATTTTCACATGATGATAAAGTGTTAATGCATGAAAAGCATGTGTAAAAGAATGTTACAGAAAGCCAAATGAGAATCTTGTTGTCtctaaataagaaaaaaattatagtttatTGACAATTATTTAAGCCAGAAACATATATTGCAGAATTCAAAGTAGCACAAGCTATTGTAGACCCAATGATGTTAAACAGAGAGGGACAGAGTTTTGTAAACTGCAAAGGCTGTAGACAACAACTACAAAATCAATATGGTTCTGAACTTTTTCTATTTCAGGGTCTAAACATAATTCTAAGCATGTGATTCCCCTTGTAATGTGGAGTAAAATTCAACATATTTAAAACTAAATATCATGATTTTTAAATGGCATAAATTAGGAAAAAATAACTATTAAGTGAGAAACATACCAGGAGCAGAAGCAGGGGTTACAGTTTCAGACACTGCAAAACAACAAAAGCCATATTAAATGACATGGATCAAGAAAGGGAGAAAACTCATTCAATCCTCAATCAACATGAATTAGTGAAATACACAAGTCAAAATCAAATGTTATACACTCACACAAACTCAAAGGGTATCTAATTTAGGACTATGATCATCTCATGTATATATGTCACTTAGTACAAAGGCAAGCAAAATTAAcagatttaatataaaaaaatgtaaaatccTACTAGCATAGTGTATTTGTAAATTTCTTTCTTAATACAAGAATTAATGGCTTCACATTACTTTTTTTTCCATCAATAAAAGTTTCAGTCGGTTTAGCCTCATGTGACCACCACAGGCGTCAAGGCATGTCTCCTGAATCACAAGTGACCACCACGGTCAAGGCATGCCTCCTGAACCACATGTCGCTGCTTAGAGAGGTGATCGCTTACCAAGCAACCAACAAAGCCATCACATCAATATACAAAATCGAACACACAACTTTCTTAAGAAAAGTGGACACACGATCTTCTGAGAAGAAATGTTTCATCCTTACCAACTTGCCAAGATGTGTTGTGTTGGTCATCACATTACTTAATAAGAGCAAAATAAGCATAATCCATGCCAAAAATGCATACAAATGAAAACTATCTTTAACAGAACCATCTCGTCCCGAgtgatagcttaagtggtaaagTTATGTGACATGTGAGTTGGGTGGAGAGGTCCaggataaaaaaaaaccatcccAACAACACACTTCATCCAAAACAAATCTCTCACAAAGAAACactaaaaagaaaacaaaaaaaagtgaGAATCAAAGAGGAAAAAGCAGAAGACACTCACATCCACATTTGGTAGCAGAAGGAGCAGAGACTTTGCAAGCAGCAGGAAGAGAGGTAGCCTTGGTAACATTCAAAATGACGCCAAACTGAGCACTGCTCTTGAAAGCCTCACAGAGACACGACGGAGCAGTCTTGAGCACCGACTTCAAGCCGGAGCAGCATGTTCCTTCCGGTTTGGTGGTGGTGCTGCCGTTGGTGACAAAGGTCAAGCAATCCGCCATGGTTAACACCAGGGTTGAGCAATCCACGGAGGGTGCAGGGGCAGTGTGTGGTGTGGCGCCTTGTGTGAGATCAACGGTGCAGATTGCTGCAACAAAGAGGAGGAGTGAGAGGTTTGGTGTCATTTTTGtgtagagagaaagagagaatgtGAAATGAGAGTGcaagagtgtgtgtgtgtgaggaGGAATGTGTTAACGACTTGAGGTTAGTGGTGTTGGTGAAGGGTCTTAAATAAGGAAGTAAAGTAGTTTTGTTGCGTGGAAAAGTGGAAATCATGGGTTTTTGCTTTTCATTTTGAAATGtattatgttaaaatttgatTACTATTTTAGATGAGATGTTTTAGATTAGATATCCTGATGATAGGtaaagtggtaagagttatgaaATGTTGGTGCAGAAGAGGTCTAAAGATGTATTCTATTcggtgcaatttatatttcaattctgatgtaaaaaaaaaaatattttagatgAGATGTATTATATTGGTCacaacagttttttttttttttaacttatattGGTCACAATAGTTTTATAGCTTTTTAGGAGTTTGATTTTAACTGTCCTACTTCTTAAAAAGATTTTTGTCATTTACTAGACACATATGAGACAAGATTGCTTCAAGAAATTACTTgtgattaaaataaaaaaaattacatggatAATCTAATGAGATATCTTATTCAAGGTAGATAAAAATTATTATGGGTAGCTAAATATTTAACACAATAGAGCTTAGAGGGACTCAAGCTGAAGATATTTGTTTAAGCTATAAGAATCTCATGTCAATTAATACTATGCATATTTGCGGCAAAACTAGAATCTTTTGATTTTTGGGTAGGCAAGTAAAAGTTTGCAACTTTTGCATAGGGTAGAGAGGCATTGTGGAGAGAAAGTGGTGGTCTTTTTACCTTGCCATCTGGCCACGGCATCTGGTGGGGTGAAAAATGCTAAATGCACGTGTCATGAAGTTAATTCACCTTCCAAGTTTCACCATCACACCATACAGGTGGAGTGATATGTGATGCTCTGACAGTAAGCGTTCTGATATCTTGCTTTAAGAGACAATTAATATTTGGATATTGAATGGTGAGGAATAAAATGAAACCATGCTATTACTATGCATGCTCTGAAATTGCTTCCATTCACCTCAATTTAGCTCGTCTTGATTTTCAAACTTGTACTACTATTACTATGCTCTGATAGtatcaaattttaattattttttcttttccttataAATAGAATTAGAGGTAGTAATTTCTAAACATCCAATTTGCATGATTTTCACGGTGGAAAGGGCTCTCCAAGTTCCAATTGCTAATCTCGTGAGAACAGGTGATACTAGTTAGTCAATAGTCAAAACTGCCAATACGTGGCTGAGGCAATCATTTTAACTGACAACTagtatttcttcttctttttttccaaTTAAACTTGATGACTTTTGGAGCCTCAACAGCTATAGTGATTTTTGATATACCTAAAACAGTACAAGAATACACTcattatatttcaaaaaaaaaattaacttgagTAGGGAGGTCAATAATTTGATGATGCCCCGATCAAATTTAGGAAATTACTAATAAACACATTATTGTTTATACATCGATAAACCCTGTAgtaaacaaattaaatataaagattATTGATATTGACTTGAAGAAACAATTAAACTTTGGACAAATATGAATAATTGTTTTCTATtgaaaataaagagaataaaGGGGTTAGAAAGTGATATGGGCTGAGCATGAGCCGTTCTATAtgatgatcatcaatgataattGTCCTGGTCCCCAATTAAAAtgttttccaaacatgctacaTGTCCTATGGAGTGGAGTTGCTAGTTGCTACATCGAAtcttattcttattttatatATTGGGGCATGGGGGAgttttaaacttcaaaatatgTTCTAGAATATCTGAACAGCTGAGATGCACAATATAATTATGAGATTGGGTCCGGTGGGTGCAATGACTATTAGGCTtcgtttggttggagggaggggaaagaaaacacggaaatcgagGAGTGAATTTGGACTAAGGTTTAGTCCAAATTCACTCctcgatttccgtgttttctttccctttcctttcccctccctccaaccaaacatagcatTAATCCTCCTACtcacttttaattaattttatataggGTGCCAAAGAAATTTGAAAGCAAAAAAACGCAACTACATGCCCTTAATATGGTTCAATTAAATAATCTTCAATGTaatgttcttagttcttatttacAAGTTACGAACTgggttcttaaccattggaagGAGCTGACatgaagttcttagttcttaaaaataagaactagttcttatataaggagttttactttttaagttcttagtataaaaaattatttttctctctcattcaacaactcatttaatttaagtattgagttagcatttaaatttaaatcaatatatgaaaataaaaaatattattaatataatggtattgtgtgcccagatgaatagtgctaagaactgaAACTCATTGTTTGAGCAAAATATGCAAATaattgcttaaacacatgtgacagAGTTcgcatgaatagtgctaagaactaaaaattaaaaacctaggATGAAGATCTCTATAATAGATAGCAGGATTGCAGAAGCACTATCTAGCAAAAAAAACAACTACTGAATCATGAAGAAAGTCAAGAAACTTAAAACCAAAACTATACTTAGATAAGACACCAACGACTGAATTAGCCTCTTGAAATACATGACCTCTCCATACAAGGAAAGTCGAATATGAGGGATGAAATGAATATAAAACAAGTAGAATTTATTTCTATAGTTGTTAAGaggaattatataaaaataaccCCAAATAAATATGGGGTAATATTCCCTAATTAGTTGGACCAATAATATTTTACACGTGTCTTATAAAATTTCAACACCACACATGTTAAAATAATATTGGGCCAATTATTCCATCCatccattcaaaaaaaaatattggccACCTAAGCTTTAGAGTTTTTTTTCCCTAAGGTATTTCACAGTTGGTCGCCATGAGATTAATTCTCTAACACTCTAAGATCACATTAAATTGGTAGACTTCTcctaataaatatttttctatACACATTGCACAAGATTCGAACCTTAAACTAGATGCTAAAGTGATTTAGACTAATCTTATATATGTACATGGGATTCGGATTCTGAAGCACATGCATAATGAGAATTATGATTATAAAAGCTAATTCCACAATCCTCGCCATAAAGGAACAAACAACACTTAATGATACCATGTGTTGTGGCGTGCCTCTGAAAGCAAAAGAGAAAAGACATGCATGTGTTGACAATGATGGCATGCTAAAAATGCAAAAGGCATACAATGAACTTTAGGTTCTGGACATCAATTGTGTCATTTTAACCTATTGCTTTCTCAACCTGCAACTCCCCACAATCATAAATGGAAAAGCTGAGCTCATTTTGGACTTCCCTGTgttatgtgtattttatttatatatggcaaagttaattattttcaaaCTCTTCCATACTTGAAGTAGATGGCGACACTGGTGTATTAATTAGGTGACATGCACCTTTCATACTTAAGATTATtatacaaacaaacaaacaatgttctgttttcattttgtaAGTTATTTTTCATCTTTATTTTCTGTCGAAACGGGACAAAGCCCGAAGAAGAGAGGGGTCTGGGCCCAAATACATCAAGCATTACGCCTCCATGACTCCATCTCTGCCCGCTAAAATAAATGagaatctatctatctatatataaagAGAGAATTTGAAGCACGCAATGTAGAGTTGTCGCTTCAAATTTGAAACTCCTAGCAAAATCATCTTGCTCGGCACATTTCAAATACTCATATTAGATTATTAAGGACAAACAGAACATTGTCGTTGTTACTACGAAACCTAGTTGAATCAGATGGTATAGGAGACCCGGTCGGTGGATTTGACCACTCTTGAGCAGTGAAGATGGAAACCAAATTGTGAAGGGAACATAGAGATAGATGGAGTAGCTCTAGTTTTAATGAAGTATCAGATGTTTGTTCGACAATTTTGGAGTTAAATTCTAGATGTACTTATAGAGAGTTATAACTATTATGCCCTTTTGGGAGCCTTAGGAGTTTTTCATTGTGGACCATTTATTATTGCATGGGTACTGTGCTTTCTTTGTTGATGATATTGTATCTCAGAAACACTGAACCTAGGCAGTGTATTCACACGGTGAGAAAACACACACTcgaggaaagagagagaatggaaACCAAAGATGTGGGAAAATATTCTGAGTGTATTATTCACAACAAATCAAGTATGTCACACTGCAATTTATAGTGAGCTGTCACTAATGCATGTTTACTGATTTATTAAAATCTAACTAACCCTCAAAACTGAATTACACTCTGATATCATGTTTATTCATGCAATAATAGGTATTATGCTTTGTTTGTCGATGACTGTGGCTGTGTATTTTTCCACTTTGATTATTGATTTTTCTATATGAATTGACATCGTTTTAAGGCTTCTGACGTCTCCTTTCTTTGCTGGTTTCTCTaccttttgttttttcttccgCTTCATGTTTTAGATGTCATTGTATTCCTTACTAGTGACTTGGCATGattatgtgttttttattttttctttgttgtaATGTCTTCGCTCTTCCTTGTATTGTTTGTTGTACTACTCATGAGAGtttttctctcattctcatttcaATAAATCTTTGCTTTTTCGAAAAACAATATTAAGTGAAAAAGATTAATTGCTTGTGGTTGCAGGTCCCCATGAGAACTTCAATGTTAACGAGCTTACCCCTTTAACGCACTATGATAACATTTTAGATTTTTAACCACTATATTCTCTTAAAGAGCCTCTTGAATATAAAGCTTTATAAGTAGTAGACTATTAATCTCCTGACTCGAAAGCTTTGAATATAAGTAGTAAATCTATCCGAAAGGATAAACAATATAATTCAAACTATTAAGCAATAGCTATATGATCTCCTTAATCTTGATTTGGCttaggatttatttattttttaattatatatagaaTTCCGATTATCTTTTAATGCATTTTGTTTTAATGCATGTAGATTGATTGTCTTTACCAACTTGCTTAAGATACTCTAGTTtgccaaaaaaacaaaaacttgcaTTATAATTGTATGGGAAATTGAATAacgtttttaataaaaatattcttgttttttttttgtcaaaaatttattttcttttaggtTAAAACTTTCTTTGATTTCACTTTCTTTTACCTCCAATAGTTATAAAATTCGTGTCACTTTTCTTCCTCCGATAAAGTCTTTAGGTAGGAAAAGTAGAAAATCTCATTACATATGTAACGGCATGCTTAATgctttgtattttaattttgtcAAACACGGGCTCTAATATCAGCTATAtggttattttaattttgtgttcctagttttttttttttgaaaggcatTTTGTATTCTAGTTGGTGGGCTACCTTCAATGAATTTTAACATTTGACTGTGAgactcttcttttttatttgctCTGTATTTTGATGGTAAAATCTTGGAAAGGGCTTCGGATTCTACTATAACTAGATGTTGGACCCGCAAGTTGCGCAGACATATATTGAATTGTTTtagtaaaatttaaatatatttcaaaacaaaaatgaattgtTAAGAGTTATAAAATAGTAAGTTAAAACATTAATTTGGTCAATACTAATAGGATTTACTAATAATTAAAAGCTTACATAGAAATAGAACTAACAATAAATCATGCAAGTAACTTATTTTTTCATACTACATAAAtatattgtttaaaaaaaacttaattaattcattaataagaatttttagaaataaaaaatataatataattttttaattttactaaatatatacaaaaaaatatacatttcaTAAGATAAAATGTTATGAATATTTGTATACTATATAGATAAACACATGTATAGATAGTAAACATGTATTATATGTTTGTTATGTAAACATACATTTTAAGTGTGTTATATAAACATGCATTTCTTGAATGAGAAAACCTAGATTCTATGAGATAATCTAGAAGTGtctaaatattttgaatttctatttataaatatgataaatatatatatatatatgtgtgtgtgtaaaATAACTTACAtattattgatatatttttattgaataattattaataattacaATTGTGATTAAATAATTCTCATGttcaatatttcatttttctaattttatatGTAGtagatattattattttattgatttataAAAGGACTAAATATGGAAATTGAATGAAAGCCTTtacatttatattatattatttaataatatgggTAATTTTTATCAAACTATAAATGAGTTCTATTATGATGTTATGAAGAGtgcaagaaattaaaaattaaattttctcaACCAATGAAACACTTTCATCTCTAGtaaaggttttttattttttatttttgttcgaATCGGCTTAACAATCTGTGTTGTCGATAACTTAACGACGGTTTATGCCGTATACAAACGGTTATGACCGATGCTAAGTTACCGATCACTTTTCAAAAACCGTCGGTAAATAATACCGAGGATTTTAATACTGACATATCTTTGGCCGTTGGTAATTTCTCTTAAACAATGACGTTTATGGCTTGCCGAAGGTTTTTTTACAACAGTAATTCACGTTATTCTTATAGTGATTGTCATATTTGTAACTTACAGTTTAAAATTGCTTAGGTgacatgaaataaaaaagagtgAATGTTTTTTATGTGGCATGTCCACATCTTAGTTTCAGATTTAATAAATTACTAAAATATGACATACACAATGTGTGGACATATAATTACTTTGTAAGATTGTTGAgagattaaaaaatataatattaataataatttcatctcacttgcattttattttttcattaagttttaccaaataatcaaataaacttTAAGTTATGATAAGTTTAATATTTCAAACAACTAAAGTTCACTCTTTCGTTTATATCAGATTACAGGCTTGATCCGTCATGCTATAATCCCAAGCCAAAAAGACTAAGGATGTGTTTGGATAAAGAACTTagttaagcgcttatgacactAAGTGTTTATGTGATAAGtatttattcataagctaatttgataaacttattgaaataagttattGGTAAATATAAGCTCTTATGCATAAGCTGATCTAAACAACTTataaaaataagttcaaaacaacttataggtagattataagctatttacataagttCTCTCAAATACTTATATAAACGTTTATGTTATAAA
This window harbors:
- the LOC130714577 gene encoding non-specific lipid transfer protein GPI-anchored 31, producing MTPNLSLLLFVAAICTVDLTQGATPHTAPAPSVDCSTLVLTMADCLTFVTNGSTTTKPEGTCCSGLKSVLKTAPSCLCEAFKSSAQFGVILNVTKATSLPAACKVSAPSATKCGLSETVTPASAPVEGLSPQSSASSPTSSPAASGLNPASELAPAPAPSVGNTASSLFPISFGSLLVCLLVAAISGF